In the genome of Gemmatimonadota bacterium, the window GGGCGCGCGTCCTACCGCGGGCTGTGCAAGGTCTACGACGGCGCCACCGGCGCGAAGTCGAACGTGGAGTGCGACGCGCTGCTGCTGGACGAGGACGCGCGCACCGACACCTTCCCCTACATCGAGATCGAGGAGGAGAGCGCGAGCATCGGCCACGAGGCCACGGTCTCGAAGATCGGCGACGAGCAGCTCTTCTACCTGATGAGCCGCGGGCTGTCCGGGGACGAGGCCGCCGCGATGATCGTGCGCGGCTTCATCGAGCCGATCGCCAAGCAGCTCCCGCTCGAGTACGCGGTGGAGCTGAACCGGCTCATCGAGCTGGAGATGGAGGGGAGCGTTGGCTGAGGCGGTGGGGGTGCTGGAAGACCGCGACGTGGCGGTCGCCGAGACGCGCGGCCTGGAGGCGCTCGACGTGAGCGAGGTGGAGGCGGCCGCGTCGGGCCAGCCCGACTGGCTGCGCGAGGCGAGGCTGGCGGCGTGGGAGACCTACCTGGCCACGCCCATGCCGACCACGAAGCAGGAGGAGTGGCGCTACACCAAGGTGTCGCAGCTCGGGCTGGACGAGGTGACGTTCGGCGCGGGCGATGAAGGCGCGGCGGTGCGCATTGGTTTCGAGGAGGAGTACGCCGCGAAAGGCGTGATCCTCACCGACCTGGCCACCGCCGCGCGCGAGCAGCCCGAGTTGGTGCGCGAGTACCTGGGCCGCGCGGTATCCGCCGACGCGGGCAAGTTCCAGGCGCTGAACGGCGCGCTGTGGGGCGCGGGCGTGTTCCTTTACGTGCCGCGCGGCGTGCGGCTGGAGCACCCGGTGCGCGTGCGCCGCTCGATCGAGCGGGGCGGAGTCGCGCTGCTGCCGCGCACGCTGATCGTGGCCGAGGAGGGCAGCCAGGTCGCCTACGTGGACGAGTTCGCCTCGTCCGACCTGGACGAACCGGCGCTGTCGATCGGCGCGGTCGAGGTCTTCGCCAAGCAGGCCGCGCAGGTGCAGTACGTGGGGCTGCAGCGCTGGGGGCGGGGCGTCCGGCACTTGTCGCAGCTCCGCACGATCGCCGAGCGCGACGCCAACCTGGACACGCTGGTCGTCAACCTGGGCGCCAGCGTGGCGCGCGTGGACATGGCCGCGAGCCTGGAGGGCCCGGGGGCGCGCAGCGACATGCTGGGCCTCTACTTCGCGCACGACGACCAGCACTTCGACCACAACACGCGCCAGGACCACGTGTCCGACCACGCCACGAGCGACCTGCTCTACAAGGGCGCGCTCTACGACGCGACGCGCTCGATCTTCCGCGGCATCATCAAGGTCTTCCCGGGCGCGCAGCGCACCGACGCGTACCAGACCAACCGCAACCTGCTGCTGTCCGGCAAGGCGCGCGCGGACTCGCTCCCCAACCTGGAGATCGAGGCCGACGACGTGCGCTGCTCGCACGGCGCCACGGTGGGCCAGCTCGACGCCGAGGAGATGTTCTACCTGCGCAGCCGCGGGCTCTCCAAGGAGGAGGCCGAGCGGCTCGTGATCTTCGGCTTCTTCGGCGAGGTGTTGGAGCGGCTCCCGCTGCCCGGGGTGGTAGAGGAGCTGCGCGAGGCGATCTCCCGCAAGATCGGCTGGCACCATGGTTGAGGGGACCGACACCTTCGTCCGCGTCGCGTCGGTCGACCAGATCCCCGAGGGCTCTCTGCTGGCCGTCGAGGCCGAGGGCCACGCCGTCTGCCTGGCCAACGTGGAGGGCACCCTGTACGCGCTCCAGGACAACTGCAGCCACCAGGACTTCGCCCTGTCCGAGGGCGAGCTGGACGGCGGCACCGTGGAGTGCGTGCTGCACGGCGCGCGCTTCGAGGTCGCCAGCGGCCGCGCCTTGGCACTACCCGCGATCCGCCCCGTGAAGACCTACGACGTTAGGGTCGACGGCGACGACGTCCTCGTGGACCTGGGGTGAGCACCGTGCGCGCGGCGCCCGAGACGGACGCGCCCGCGGCCGGCGTCGCGGAGGACGCGCAGAACGCGCTCGCGCTCGACCCGCGCGAGATCGCTCGGGACTTCCCGGCGCTCGA includes:
- the sufD gene encoding Fe-S cluster assembly protein SufD; the encoded protein is MAEAVGVLEDRDVAVAETRGLEALDVSEVEAAASGQPDWLREARLAAWETYLATPMPTTKQEEWRYTKVSQLGLDEVTFGAGDEGAAVRIGFEEEYAAKGVILTDLATAAREQPELVREYLGRAVSADAGKFQALNGALWGAGVFLYVPRGVRLEHPVRVRRSIERGGVALLPRTLIVAEEGSQVAYVDEFASSDLDEPALSIGAVEVFAKQAAQVQYVGLQRWGRGVRHLSQLRTIAERDANLDTLVVNLGASVARVDMAASLEGPGARSDMLGLYFAHDDQHFDHNTRQDHVSDHATSDLLYKGALYDATRSIFRGIIKVFPGAQRTDAYQTNRNLLLSGKARADSLPNLEIEADDVRCSHGATVGQLDAEEMFYLRSRGLSKEEAERLVIFGFFGEVLERLPLPGVVEELREAISRKIGWHHG
- a CDS encoding non-heme iron oxygenase ferredoxin subunit: MVEGTDTFVRVASVDQIPEGSLLAVEAEGHAVCLANVEGTLYALQDNCSHQDFALSEGELDGGTVECVLHGARFEVASGRALALPAIRPVKTYDVRVDGDDVLVDLG